The proteins below are encoded in one region of Xenopus laevis strain J_2021 chromosome 8L, Xenopus_laevis_v10.1, whole genome shotgun sequence:
- the lrrc8a.L gene encoding leucine rich repeat containing 8 VRAC subunit A L homeolog isoform X1, which produces MIPVTELRYFADTQPAYRILKPWWDVFTDYISIVMLMIAVFGGTLQVTQDKMICLPCKWVTHDSCNDSYRAWNAAETDFYTNSTLSPPIVPGPTGIKYDLDRHQYNYVDAVCYENRLHWFAKYFPYLVLLHTLIFLACSNFWFKFPRTSSKLEHFVSILLKCFDSPWTTRALSETVVEESDPKPAGGKMNGSVDKKSSTASEDVEATVPMLQRSKSRVEQGIVDRSETGVLDKKEGEQAKALFEKVKKFRTHVEEGDIVYRLYMRQTIIKVIKFIIILCYTVYYVSSIKFDVDCKVDIESLTGYRMYRCAHPLATLFKILASFYISLVGFYGLVCVYTLWWMLRRSLKKYSFESIREESSYSDIPDVKNDFAFMLHLIDQYDPLYSKRFAVFLSEVSENKLRQLNLNHEWTLDKLRQRITKNSQEKLELHLFMLSGIPDTVFDLVELEVLKLELIPDVTIPPSIAQLTGLKELWLYHTAAKIEAPALAFLRENLKSLHIKFTDIKEIPLWIYSLKNLEELHLTGNLSAENNRYIVIDGLRELKRLKVLRLKSNLTKLPQVVTDVGVHLQKLSVNNEGTKLMVLNSLKKMVNLTELQLLRCDLERIPHSIFSLHNLQEIDLKDNNLKTIEEIISFQHLHRLTCLKLWYNHIAYIPIQIGNLASLERLYLNRNKIEKIPTQLFLCRKLRHLDLSHNSLSSIPPEIGHLQSLQCLAVTANHIENLPAELFLCKKLRTLNLGNNSLQSLPSRVGELTNLTQMELRGNRLEYLPVELGDCRLLKRSGLVVEEDLFNTLPLDVKETLSRSEKEQV; this is translated from the exons ATGATCCCCGTAACAGAGTTGCGGTACTTTGCCGACACCCAGCCGGCTTACCGTATCCTTAAACCATGGTGGGACGTCTTCACGGACTACATCTCGATCGTCATGCTTATGATAGCGGTGTTCGGGGGCACCCTCCAGGTCACGCAAGACAAGATGATCTGCCTCCCGTGCAAGTGGGTCACACATGACTCCTGCAATGATTCTTACAGGGCCTGGAATGCTGCCGAAACCGATTTCTATACAAATTCTACACTGTCGCCCCCAATTGTGCCAGGACCCACGGGTATCAAATATGACCTGGACAGGCATCAGTACAACTACGTGGATGCTGTGTGCTATGAGAACCGCTTGCACTGGTTTGCCAAATACTTTCCCTACCTTGTCCTGCTTCATACTTTGATCTTCCTGGCATGCAGCAACTTCTGGTTCAAATTCCCACGTACAAGCTCAAAACTTGAGCactttgtctccatcttgctaaaatgctttgaCTCTCCCTGGACCACCCGGGCCCTCTCGGAAACCGTCGTTGAAGAGAGTGACCCAAAGCCCGCCGGAGGAAAGATGAATGGCTCGGTGGACAAAAAGTCCTCTACTGCAAGTGAAGACGTGGAAGCTACAGTGCCCATGCTGCAGAGGAGCAAGTCGAGGGTCGAGCAGGGTATTGTGGACAGGTCAGAGACAGGAGTGCTGGATAAAAAGGAAGGAGAGCAAGCCAAAGCATTGTTTGAAAAGGTGAAAAAGTTCCGGACTCACGTGGAGGAAGGAGACATTGTTTACCGGCTGTACATGCGCCAGACTATCATCAAAGTCATTAAATTTATCATTATACTTTGCTACACTGTGTATTACGTGAGCAGTATCAAATTCGATGTGGACTGCAAGGTGGACATAGAGAGCCTTACTGGCTATCGGATGTACCGTTGTGCACACCCCTTGGCTACGCTCTTCAAAATCCTGGCCTCCTTCTACATCAGTCTGGTGGGTTTCTACGGTCTGGTCTGTGTGTACACTCTATGGTGGATGCTAAGACGGTCCTTAAAGAAGTATTCCTTCGAGTCCATCCGGGAGGAGAGCAGCTACAGTGACATCCCCGATGTAAAGAACGACTTTGCTTTCATGCTGCACCTCATAGACCAGTATGATCCTCTCTACTCCAAGCGCTTTGCTGTGTTCTTGTCGGAGGTCAGTGAGAACAAACTGCGCCAGCTGAACCTCAATCACGAGTGGACTCTCGACAAACTGCGGCAGAGGATCACCAAGAATTCACAGGAGAAACTAGAGCTGCATCTTTTCATGCTCAGCGGGATACCTGACACTGTTTTTGACTTGGTGGAGCTGGAAGTGCTAAAACTTGAGTTAATACCAGATGTCACTATCCCACCAAGCATCGCCCAGCTCACAGGCTTGAAAGAGCTATGGCTTTACCACACGGCGGCTAAAATTGAAGCTCCAGCTCTCGCCTTCCTGCGGGAGAACCTAAAGTCTCTACACATCAAGTTTACTGACATCAAAGAGATCCCCTTGTGGATATACAGTCTGAAGAACCTCGAGGAACTCCACCTGACGGGCAACTTGAGTGCGGAGAACAACCGCTACATTGTTATCGATGGCCTCAGGGAGCTGAAGAGGCTCAAGGTTCTGAGACTGAAGAGCAATCTAACCAAGCTGCCTCAGGTAGTGACCGATGTCGGGGTCCACTTGCAGAAGCTGTCAGTCAACAACGAGGGGACGAAGCTGATGGTTCTCAACAGTCTTAAGAAGATGGTCAACCTGACTGAACTGCAGCTGCTACGCTGTGATTTAGAGAGGATCCCTCACTCCATTTTTAGCCTTCACAACCTGCAAGAGATTGACTTGAAGGACAACAATTTAAAGACTATTGAGGAGATAATAAGCTTCCAACACCTACACCGACTCACGTGCCTAAAATTATGGTACAATCACATCGCCTATATACCCATTCAGATTGGCAATCTGGCTAGCCTTGAACGCCTCTACCTGAATCGCAACAAGATAGAAAAAATCCCCACCCAACTCTTCTTGTGCCGCAAGCTCCGGCATCTGGACCTGAGCCACAATTCCCTCAGCAGCATCCCGCCGGAAATTGGCCACCTGCAGAGCCTCCAGTGTCTTGCCGTGACCGCTAACCAT ATTGAAAACCTGCCGGCTGAGCTGTTCCTGTGCAAGAAGCTCCGTACCCTCAACCTGGGTAACAACAGCCTGCAGTCTCTGCCTTCACGAGTGGGTGAGCTCACCAACTTGACCCAGATGGAGCTTCGGGGTAACCGTTTAGAGTACCTACCTGTGGAGCTGGGCGACTGTCGGCTTCTGAAGCGTAGTGGTCTTGTAGTAGAGGAAGACTTGTTCAACACTCTCCCCCTGGACGTTAAAGAGACACTTAGCAGGTCAGAAAAGGAGCAGGTGTGA
- the lrrc8a.L gene encoding leucine rich repeat containing 8 VRAC subunit A L homeolog (The RefSeq protein has 1 substitution compared to this genomic sequence) translates to MIPVTELRYFADTQPAYRILKPWWDVFTDYISIVMLMIAVFGGTLQVTQDKMICLPCKWVTHDSCNDSYRAWNAAETDFYTNSTLSPPIVPGPTGIKYDLDRHQYNYVDAVCYENRLHWFAKYFPYLVLLHTLIFLACSNFWFKFPRTSSKLEHFVSILLKCFDSPWTTRALSETVVEESDPKPAGGKMNGSVDKKSSTASEDVEATVPMLQRSKSRVEQGIVDRSETGVLDKKEGEQAKALFEKVKKFRTHVEEGDIVYRLYMRQTIIKVIKFIIILCYTVYYVSSIKFDVDCKVDIESLTGYRMYRCAHPLATLFKILASFYISLVGFYGLVCVYTLWWMLRRSLKKYSFESIREESSYSDIPDVKNDFAFMLHLIDQYDPLYSKRFAVFLSEVSENKLRQLNLNHEWTLDKLRQRITKNSQEKLELHLFMLSGIPDTVFDLVELEVLKLELIPDVTIPPSIAQLTGLKELWLYHTAAKIEAPALAFLRENLKSLHIKFTDIKEIPLWIYSLKNLEELHLTGNLSAENNRYIVIDGLRELKRLKFLRLKSNLTKLPQVVTDVGVHLQKLSVNNEGTKLMVLNSLKKMVNLTELQLLRCDLERIPHSIFSLHNLQEIDLKDNNLKTIEEIISFQHLHRLTCLKLWYNHIAYIPIQIGNLASLERLYLNRNKIEKIPTQLFLCRKLRHLDLSHNSLSSIPPEIGHLQSLQCLAVTANHIENLPAELFLCKKLRTLNLGNNSLQSLPSRVGELTNLTQMELRGNRLEYLPVELGDCRLLKRSGLVVEEDLFNTLPLDVKETLSRSEKEQV, encoded by the exons ATGATCCCCGTAACAGAGTTGCGGTACTTTGCCGACACCCAGCCGGCTTACCGTATCCTTAAACCATGGTGGGACGTCTTCACGGACTACATCTCGATCGTCATGCTTATGATAGCGGTGTTCGGGGGCACCCTCCAGGTCACGCAAGACAAGATGATCTGCCTCCCGTGCAAGTGGGTCACACATGACTCCTGCAATGATTCTTACAGGGCCTGGAATGCTGCCGAAACCGATTTCTATACAAATTCTACACTGTCGCCCCCAATTGTGCCAGGACCCACGGGTATCAAATATGACCTGGACAGGCATCAGTACAACTACGTGGATGCTGTGTGCTATGAGAACCGCTTGCACTGGTTTGCCAAATACTTTCCCTACCTTGTCCTGCTTCATACTTTGATCTTCCTGGCATGCAGCAACTTCTGGTTCAAATTCCCACGTACAAGCTCAAAACTTGAGCactttgtctccatcttgctaaaatgctttgaCTCTCCCTGGACCACCCGGGCCCTCTCGGAAACCGTCGTTGAAGAGAGTGACCCAAAGCCCGCCGGAGGAAAGATGAATGGCTCGGTGGACAAAAAGTCCTCTACTGCAAGTGAAGACGTGGAAGCTACAGTGCCCATGCTGCAGAGGAGCAAGTCGAGGGTCGAGCAGGGTATTGTGGACAGGTCAGAGACAGGAGTGCTGGATAAAAAGGAAGGAGAGCAAGCCAAAGCATTGTTTGAAAAGGTGAAAAAGTTCCGGACTCACGTGGAGGAAGGAGACATTGTTTACCGGCTGTACATGCGCCAGACTATCATCAAAGTCATTAAATTTATCATTATACTTTGCTACACTGTGTATTACGTGAGCAGTATCAAATTCGATGTGGACTGCAAGGTGGACATAGAGAGCCTTACTGGCTATCGGATGTACCGTTGTGCACACCCCTTGGCTACGCTCTTCAAAATCCTGGCCTCCTTCTACATCAGTCTGGTGGGTTTCTACGGTCTGGTCTGTGTGTACACTCTATGGTGGATGCTAAGACGGTCCTTAAAGAAGTATTCCTTCGAGTCCATCCGGGAGGAGAGCAGCTACAGTGACATCCCCGATGTAAAGAACGACTTTGCTTTCATGCTGCACCTCATAGACCAGTATGATCCTCTCTACTCCAAGCGCTTTGCTGTGTTCTTGTCGGAGGTCAGTGAGAACAAACTGCGCCAGCTGAACCTCAATCACGAGTGGACTCTCGACAAACTGCGGCAGAGGATCACCAAGAATTCACAGGAGAAACTAGAGCTGCATCTTTTCATGCTCAGCGGGATACCTGACACTGTTTTTGACTTGGTGGAGCTGGAAGTGCTAAAACTTGAGTTAATACCAGATGTCACTATCCCACCAAGCATCGCCCAGCTCACAGGCTTGAAAGAGCTATGGCTTTACCACACGGCGGCTAAAATTGAAGCTCCAGCTCTCGCCTTCCTGCGGGAGAACCTAAAGTCTCTACACATCAAGTTTACTGACATCAAAGAGATCCCCTTGTGGATATACAGTCTGAAGAACCTCGAGGAACTCCACCTGACGGGCAACTTGAGTGCGGAGAACAACCGCTACATTGTTATCGATGGCCTCAGGGAGCTGAAGAGGCTCAAGGTTCTGAGACTGAAGAGCAATCTAACCAAGCTGCCTCAGGTAGTGACCGATGTCGGGGTCCACTTGCAGAAGCTGTCAGTCAACAACGAGGGGACGAAGCTGATGGTTCTCAACAGTCTTAAGAAGATGGTCAACCTGACTGAACTGCAGCTGCTACGCTGTGATTTAGAGAGGATCCCTCACTCCATTTTTAGCCTTCACAACCTGCAAGAGATTGACTTGAAGGACAACAATTTAAAGACTATTGAGGAGATAATAAGCTTCCAACACCTACACCGACTCACGTGCCTAAAATTATGGTACAATCACATCGCCTATATACCCATTCAGATTGGCAATCTGGCTAGCCTTGAACGCCTCTACCTGAATCGCAACAAGATAGAAAAAATCCCCACCCAACTCTTCTTGTGCCGCAAGCTCCGGCATCTGGACCTGAGCCACAATTCCCTCAGCAGCATCCCGCCGGAAATTGGCCACCTGCAGAGCCTCCAGTGTCTTGCCGTGACCGCTAACCAT ATTGAAAACCTGCCGGCTGAGCTGTTCCTGTGCAAGAAGCTCCGTACCCTCAACCTGGGTAACAACAGCCTGCAGTCTCTGCCTTCACGAGTGGGTGAGCTCACCAACTTGACCCAGATGGAGCTTCGGGGTAACCGTTTAGAGTACCTACCTGTGGAGCTGGGCGACTGTCGGCTTCTGAAGCGTAGTGGTCTTGTAGTAGAGGAAGACTTGTTCAACACTCTCCCCCTGGACGTTAAAGAGACACTTAGCAGGTCAGAAAAGGAGCAGGTGTGA